A genomic region of Pelodiscus sinensis isolate JC-2024 chromosome 1, ASM4963464v1, whole genome shotgun sequence contains the following coding sequences:
- the LOC102450931 gene encoding C-type lectin domain family 2 member D-like, whose protein sequence is MESPGMELRTPLSRQKGPVEQGPDSGYGTDRAEASSSPQPCEDSQEIDAEVVRQLEPEFSCCSSPASEAAVPQSEERPAEGPSPAGDSGPPRKDTCSCGLNSKVKVWHGLIYMLLLVLVAVGSIMAMVLLKGTPSVVWQCAEDWIGFNGKCYYFSTNTMSWKASKEYCISHGSTLPVIKEEQQLENIKRLRETYYYWIGLQKEAEIWQWVDGSLFNNKVIPLENEDPDLNCAFLNDDKLITIDCTSSRHWICVKEFS, encoded by the exons ATGGAGTCTCCGGGGATGGAGCTACGGACGCCCTTGTCAAGGCAGAAGGGCCCGGTAGAGCAGGGCCCGGACTCCGGCTATGGCACCGACCGAGCAGAGGCCTCCTCGTCCCCGCAGCCGTGCGAGGACTCGCAGGAGATCGACGCGGAAGTGGTGAGACAGCTCGAGCCCGAGTTCTCTTGCTGCAGCAGCCCGGCCTCGGAAGCCGCCGTCCCGCAGAGCGAGGAGAGGCCGGCGGAGGGGCCGAGCCCCGCGGGAGATTCGGGTCCGCCAAGGAAGGACACGTGCAGCTGTG GTCTGAACTCCAAGGTCAAGGTCTGGCATGGTTTAATATATATGCTGCTGTTGGTTCTTGTGGCTGTTGGTAGTATCATGGCAATGGTGCTTTTGAAAG GAACTCCTTCAGTGGTCTGGCAGTGTGCAGAAGATTGGATAGGTTTTAATGGTAAATGTTATTATTTTTCCACTAACACAATGAGCTGGAAGGCTAGTAAAGAGTACTGCATCTCACATGGCTCAACACTTCCTGTGATAAAAGAGGAACAACAACTG GAGAATATCAAGCGCTTGAGAGAGACCTATTACTATTGGATTGGGTTACAAAAAGAAGCAGAAATATGGCAGTGGGTCGACGGATCTCTGTTTAATAATAAGGT CATCCCATTGGAAAACGAAGATCCAGACCTGAACTGTGCATTCCTAAACGATGACAAACTTATTACTATAGATTGCACATCTTCAAGACACTGGATCTGTGTCAAAGAGTTCAGCTGA